A single genomic interval of Desulfobacterales bacterium harbors:
- the uvrC gene encoding excinuclease ABC subunit UvrC, whose product MSESFREKLLHVSKGPGVYLMKDTEQTILYVGKARNLKARLSSYFVNQSQTDIKTVVLISKIASFDTIVTATEQEALILESNLIKQYRPRYNVILKDDKRYPMIRLDTTNPYPNLTIVRKTAKDGALYFGPYSSAKAVHQTLNLINKTFQLRKCGKSKFSNRSRPCLNYQMGRCLGPCCLPVDAAAYDDMVHEVVLFLGGRTPDLIRKIRAAMTTAAGVQDFEKAAVLRDKMYSIQHITEKLVVVTRDQKDRDVLALSRTPDLSVMTLLTIRSGYMVGYRHFEFQETIATDEEMAAAFIRQYYEQAQQAPEEILLSIAIEEAPLLENWLKDQKGKKISILCPQRGEKWKLVRMAKENADNRLNDLRMAATFEKELLYRLQQRLKLKRYPARIECFDNSNTYASNPVSGMVVFENGRAKKSDYRSYKLRTVAAPDDYAGMAEVLTRRFDKKNDLMPYPNLLMVDGGKGQLQIACSVLTSLGLENDFDILGIAKKDEKRGEVKDKIFLPGRANPVNFGREEDLLLFLQRIRDESHRFAVSFHRRQRGSTAIESILDTVPGIGKKRKEALLKKFGSIAEIRTASNTALLSVPGMNRAAIKTLRNTLSD is encoded by the coding sequence GTGTCCGAAAGTTTTAGAGAAAAACTGTTGCATGTATCCAAGGGTCCCGGTGTCTATCTGATGAAAGATACCGAGCAGACCATTCTCTATGTCGGCAAGGCCCGTAACCTGAAAGCCAGACTTTCCTCCTATTTCGTCAATCAAAGCCAAACAGATATCAAAACAGTCGTTCTCATCTCAAAAATTGCGAGTTTTGACACCATTGTCACTGCCACGGAACAAGAGGCGCTGATTCTTGAATCAAACCTGATTAAACAATACCGCCCGCGCTATAATGTTATTTTGAAGGATGATAAGCGCTATCCGATGATACGACTCGACACCACGAACCCATACCCGAATCTGACGATTGTCCGTAAAACGGCAAAGGATGGCGCACTGTATTTTGGCCCTTATTCCTCAGCAAAGGCCGTTCATCAGACGCTTAATCTCATCAATAAAACCTTTCAACTTCGAAAATGCGGGAAATCCAAATTTAGCAATCGATCCCGGCCTTGCTTGAATTATCAAATGGGACGGTGTTTAGGGCCCTGTTGTTTGCCTGTTGATGCAGCTGCCTATGACGATATGGTGCATGAGGTGGTTTTGTTCCTTGGTGGTCGCACACCGGATCTTATTCGAAAAATAAGAGCGGCAATGACAACGGCCGCCGGTGTTCAAGATTTCGAGAAAGCCGCCGTGCTGAGGGACAAGATGTATTCCATTCAACACATCACGGAAAAACTCGTGGTAGTCACACGTGATCAAAAGGACAGGGATGTGCTTGCCCTTTCGCGCACGCCGGATTTATCCGTCATGACCTTATTGACCATACGCAGCGGGTATATGGTGGGCTATCGTCACTTCGAATTTCAGGAAACGATCGCCACCGATGAGGAGATGGCGGCTGCCTTTATCCGGCAATATTACGAGCAAGCCCAGCAAGCACCGGAGGAAATACTTCTTTCCATTGCCATTGAAGAGGCCCCCTTGCTTGAAAACTGGTTAAAGGACCAAAAAGGAAAAAAAATCAGCATCCTGTGCCCTCAGCGAGGCGAAAAATGGAAACTCGTGCGCATGGCGAAAGAAAATGCGGATAACCGGCTAAACGATCTTCGAATGGCCGCCACATTCGAAAAGGAGTTGCTCTATCGACTTCAACAACGATTGAAATTGAAAAGGTATCCAGCTCGAATCGAATGCTTCGATAATTCGAACACCTATGCATCGAATCCGGTTTCGGGAATGGTCGTCTTTGAAAACGGAAGGGCCAAAAAATCTGACTACCGGAGCTATAAGCTTCGCACGGTTGCAGCGCCTGACGATTATGCCGGTATGGCTGAGGTGTTAACCCGACGATTCGATAAAAAAAACGATTTGATGCCCTATCCGAATCTCCTGATGGTAGACGGCGGCAAGGGGCAACTGCAAATCGCCTGCAGTGTACTGACGTCACTAGGGCTTGAAAATGATTTCGATATCCTGGGCATTGCAAAAAAAGATGAAAAACGAGGGGAAGTTAAAGATAAGATTTTTCTGCCGGGCCGTGCCAACCCGGTCAATTTCGGCAGGGAAGAGGATCTGCTTTTGTTTCTGCAACGAATCCGTGATGAATCGCATCGATTTGCCGTATCCTTTCACCGGCGGCAACGGGGGAGTACGGCTATCGAATCGATTTTGGATACGGTTCCGGGTATCGGGAAAAAGCGAAAAGAGGCTCTGTTAAAAAAATTCGGCAGTATTGCAGAAATTCGCACTGCTTCCAATACAGCGTTGTTATCTGTGCCGGGCATGAATCGTGCGGCAATCAAAACGTTGCGTAACACCTTGTCGGATTGA